TTATTACCATATTTGGTGAATCATCACAGAAGAAACCCCAGTTCTCCTCTCATGCGGAGTGACGTGTGCTCTTTCTTTAGAAATCTTTCCTTCTTACCATGTCTGTTTAATCTGGCAGAGACGAGCTGTCCAAGCCTTTATGCTGTCACGCTATGAGAGCGAATTCCTGGAGCTAGAGTGCATTGGTGTGGGTGAGTTTGGTGCAGTTTATAAGTGTGTGAAGAGGCTGGATGGTTGCTTGTACGCCATCAAGCGCTCCAGACGACCCCTGGCAGGCTCTGCCAATGAGTGAGTCAGCACCGTTTCTGTTTGGCTAACACACATCAGCCCTCCCTATCGTTTAAACACCTTCActgataagatttttttttttttgttcttttattagGCAGCTGGCCCTAAAGGAAGTGTATGCACATGCTGTGCTTGGGCACCACCCACATGTTGTCCGATATTACTCAGCATGGGCTGAGGATGATCACATGATTATTCAGAATGAATACTGTGACGGTAGGTTTCAAATCGGCATCTAAAGTAGAATATAAAATGAAGGACGGCGTTGATTTTTGTCTTCCCGTGTGTGTCCCTCAGGTGGAAGTCTTAATGGCGCTATTGTAAAGAGGGAGGCAAAGGGAGAGCTGTTCACAGAGGCAGAGTTGAAAGATCTGCTTCTGCAAGTGTCTGTGGGTCTAAAATACATCCACGGCTCAGGCCTCGTTCACTTGGACATCAAACCAAGTGCGTCTGTTTGACCACTTCTCCCTTTGGACGTTCATTCACTGCCTCGTTCctaacagttttttctttttaggtaaTATATTCATTTGCCACCGCCCCAGCGCAATTGTGACGGGTGagagtgaagaggaagaagatggaAACCCTTCAACCAGAATCATTTACAAAATCGGTATTGATGTTGAATAAAGTGCTACCTTTTTGACCGATTTATTTTTGTTACCGTCGGCTGACTTTGAGTTTTCTGCAGGTGATCTGGGTCACGTGACATCAGCCACCAGTCCTCAAGTTGAGGAGGGGGACAGCCGCTTTCTGGCCAGTGAAGTCCTGCATGAGGTAACTGTTCTGAATGCTCATTCGCATTAGAGGAAAACTGGCTAGTTGCACTTTCCTGTTTTGTGGTAATTTCACATTTCAGTTGTCTCACTGCTCCCCAGGATTACAGTCACCTCCCCAAGGCGGACATATTTGCCCTGGGCCTCACGGTGCTGCTGGCTGCCGGGGCTTCTCCTCTGCCGCTAAATGGAGATCAGTGGCACAGTCTTAGAGAGGGGCGTCTCCCCAAGCTGCCACAGGAGCTCTCGCCTCCCTTTAGATGTTTACTTCAGGTAATTCTGTAAccttgttgttttaaaaatatttcatttaatgCTATTTAAACACTAATTCTTAGTTGCCACCTGTCTAAATATCATTTTTACTTGTTATAGCTGGAATAGCTTATCTTTAGCACTTTTTCTCTGTCAGTTGTTGCTGGAACCAGACCCAACAAGGCGGCCATCTGCTAGGGAGCTTTGCAAGCACACAGTCTTGAGGGAGAAGAGGACTGAGAGGCTGGCTGCTCAGCTGCGAAGAGAGTTGACTGTAGAGAGGTTCAGGACCGCCATGCTTGAGAAGtaagaagaaaactgaaaataatttaaGCTGCAGTCCCCAGTTCGAAGGTTTCAGACCCAAGTCGCACTTGAAGTATTGCAGTAATTAATGGAGATGATGGGAGACTTTCAGAGTACTTATAAATcacttataataaataaatgcattgttAAGGAAGTGAAACCCCAAGAGAAGTTATAGGCCCAAGTGTTGCTTCTGAAGCGGTGACAATGCAAAAAAATGCACGAATCGTACCAGCAGGTGGTGCTGTTTCATCTCAGCAATGCTGTAGTAGTCGCCTGTGACAGCCTGTAGTAACCTCTCATTCCTATGTTCATATTTAACAGGCTGGTTTTGGTATCTTAATGACTAATTATAGTCGAAAACACTTTCATTTCCCCTTTCAGAGAACTCCAGGAGGCCCGTCAGGCAGCTTTGTCACCCAAGCAGAACCACCTACAGGGGCACAGACCACCTGTCAAGATGGGCTCCCTCCCCAAACCAGGGAGGAGGCTTGTTGGTAGAAAGACTGCAAGATCCATGAGCTTTGATTGCCCAGGTTATGAAGTCTGAGATGACGTGAAGcctaattttctgttttttgctgtGGTGTTTACTGTGACACTCTGCCAAGAAGTTGTGGTAAAGAATGCAGCAGAAGGCAATGTAGCGTGACTCCAGCAGCAACCGTAACAGAGACGATCGCTACATAATCTTATTTTACGTTGTGACTCAGACTTAAAGCATCGGGCAGAACTGTTTTAATTATATTCTTGACTCAAACATGTTCCAGGTGATAATTTTAACATCTCATAACAAGTGAAGACCAGTATGCTTAACAAGTCAGGCActtggttgtttttttctttttctttttcttttaaaacctgtaaataaacattttaagcaTCTTatcagcattttattttgtgttttgagtagactgttttattttgttttcctgtgtctCTGTGGTGACCTTTGTAATCCAGAAGATGAACAGGGACTTTCCAGTGTAGTGTTGCTCTTATCTATAACTACAGCCAACTGTATTTTGGGCTTGAAAAGCATGAGCCACCATACTGTGAAAGTTATTTGAAAGGCTCTGTTTGTCATAATCTTGAATACCAACTGGAGTATAGGCTTCCCCAAGACAGATCCaattagatttatttacctccccccccacacacacacacacacacacttttccttttttttttcttttttacgaGGCCACATTAGCACTGCCACTGATTCTTAACACAATAACTTAACTGCATAAATTCTAATAATagtataatatataaatattttcctGTCACAATTTCTAGAGGCATTAAATGGCAAATATGTTATTTAAATAGTCAAAGTAGGTGGATAAGTCAAATGGGACTTACAATATTCGCTTTCTTAAGCTTGTGAAAACATGTCCAGAAGAAATATAGCTGTGGGACTATTTTAATGTAACATATTCAGTCAAAAATGACCATGATTAAACGTATATGCGTTTTTGACGCCTTCCGGGTAGTTTGGAGTCAACACCGTGTATGCCAGTCAAAAGATACATAAGCAGGCAAAATTCAGACGGTATTTAAAGGCGTCATGACGCAGTAGCGGAAACTGTTTTAAAGACTGAAGCTAGTCGGCAGTCTGCCGCATACATAAGTTTTCACTTCACGCAAATAAGTTAACGTAGGTGACGTAAAAGCGTGTAAGCGAAACGAATCGATATTCGATGTCATTTTGGTGTTAGGTATACTTTAGCTGCCTGTTATACTTTTAGTTTGTTCGACGTTAAACAACTTTGACGAGCCGAGCCCAAGGTAAGCTAACGTTAGCATTAgcttaaactattttttttctttatccacTTGAAATCCagttattaaaatacaaaattcctAAACTTCCTCTGTTTTGACTGACATCGCTTAAATATCGGTTGGGAACtgactttttcctctctctcagcGACTGTCAGAAACAAATTTCGATGTAATGTTAAAGTGTCCGGTTGTGGCATCTTCACTgctattatattatttaatatcGTTATTTTTATCTAAGGGCTCAGGCTGGTTGTAGATGGACCTCTCGACTACTCGGGTTACGGCGAGTGAGCTCATTTTCGCCTTCCTTCAAGAGGGCCATGAAAGCGCAAGCTACATGAAGGAGCTTCACTCGCTAGGCGAACAGTACAAGTTTTCTTGGGACATCAACAGCAACGGGCACGACGCACGTAACCTGGATAATGGAGAGCTTGAAACTGATGGTTATCATCCAAGCAACATCGGAGTCTCTATGCAGGATCTTCACCCCATAGTGGATCTACAGATCCGGGGTAAGTAAAGTAAAACGATGTAAACTGTACTGTCTACAGTCAAGTTTGGTGCCACAGTCAtcagctgtttatttatttatttttaatcaacaaTGAGCTGTGTGTGGCAGTTTTTGAGAcagtgtaataaaataaatgttttataaacATGTCGAGTTAAGAGACCTGATCAAATATATAGTTTGACCCAGATGTTTGCAAATAGTGCCATATTTTCTAAAAGTTATGCCACTAAATCACAATTGACTGAGTTGTTTCCAGTTAATAACAAAACAACTGAAAGTGAAACCAGGAAATGACCCTGACTCTGTTGTTTatgctacagagctgaagttaaTTAGCAGTAGTCCAGAATGTTAAAATTGTCTTAATGGAAACTATAGAAACACGACTTCAGCCATAAATGTTAAACTTTACTCTGACTAATgcaattgtattttttttgctgcaggAAATCATGAACAGGCTGCAGCTGTTCTTGAGGTTGCACGAGCATTGGGAGAAATCGCTGCTCAGTTTGAAGACAGAATTGTTACTGAAGCTACCAGGAACCTGAGCAACAACATATCAACCTCCCCTCTTCAAGTGAGTATGGGTTCAGCTAGAGGACTACTCAGTGCACAAACTAGGTGTAAACGAGAGCTAGTTTTAAATATGCCAGTGAAAAACTAATGTGGATATATTGAGATTACCCTAGTGATGCCACACcaggttgtttttattttgagccCAAGTGTATGGACTGATCTATTTGTTTCTGCTTTCCAGAAATGGAAGGATTACCTTGCCTTTGAGGTAGAGAGGGTGATGATGTGTTGGGTAGGTCCTGACCTACCCCGGGAGAGAGTCATCATAGCCCTTGCACTTACACTGGTGAAGAGGGTGTGTGTGCAGACCCCACAGAGGTTGAGAAACCTTTTCCACACCGCCCTGCAGTACATCAACACTGCATGGGCTCTGTGACCGAAGAAAAGCTGTCTCTAAGGAAATGACAGTTACATCTGAAACTGCAGTTTGCATCTCATGATTAGCCAACTGTGAAAGGAGTTTGTTGATGTGCCAGTGCCGAACACTTCTGAAGATCAAAATGAAAGCGTTAAACATGACACTTGAATTTCATTATTCCTTTTGTTTACTATTGCTTAAGTGTTATTTGTCTTTATTACTTAAAATGTTTACTTTATGTTGCTTATAAGTAGCATGATTAAagttttttccttcagtttaatttcattgtatatacacaaaaacaataaatcacaGCTGAAGTAGTTTAatctctttattgttttttgcttCAAACAATGTTCTGTAGGAAACTCGAGGTACAAAATGCCATGTTGGGTATTGTTTTTGACATCCATCCTGCTCTGGACTTGTAAAGTTTCCCTTTGAAAGTAGATGTTACACTCATCAACTTAAACTACATTTGCAGTACTGAAGGTGACATGAACATTCATACAAATTCCTATAATATCTTTAAACTCAAATGATTTTGCGTGATAGCAGCAGTGAGGGTGTGTTAAGGACCAGGCTAACAGATTACATGAGTTCCTCATAAATTTCCCAGCTGTTTTCCCTCTGAGGGAATCAAAGGGAGATTCCACACTATTtgtttccacttcctgttcAGTATATTATTTTGGTTTCTTGTGCTCTGCTGGTTTACTAGAATGTTCAGTGATTTCTTTAATGTAGTGTGAACGCAAAATCCAAAATTACAGCTACGTAAGAGGTTGAGTTTATTGTTTGTTCTGAAGACTTTCCTACAAATCATATTTGAAATGGTTCCAAGTGGTTTTGATTGTCTTTTGGCAacctgattttgctttcaataaCTCTCAGCATGCTACTGCTTTTCTTTCTACTTGGGGAGGGAAGTATTATGTTGTCACTGGGGCAGACACTTACAAATGAACCTCTGTGGAACTAGTCGGGTATTATGAGCAGTGCCGCAATAAGGGAAAAGGGGACAAGGCAAAGTACAGAGGACCAAATAAAGATGCTGGGGCGCAAAAGCACGACAGCAAAGTAACTGAAATGAGGGTGAGAGTAACTGGGATAGGTGGGAATAGAGATCCAGTCAAATTCAACcctaaaaaaaatgtcaaataaataaactagATTGATTCAATGTGCTGCATTCATGCCCTACTTTTCTGGAGTAATTATAGCTCACTTTTCACTGAAAGTAATCGGTGGTTCTTGTTTGGCTAATGCAACCAAATAtagtagatttaaaaaaaaaaacaaaaaaaacatctggttTCTGAAACAATATGcatcaagatttttttaaatgttttaaaaccaCACTATATTTAAATTTATGTACTGATATCACAAATTTATTGTGCAATATGGACACGTTAGATTCATTTTTGGTTTCAATCGAAAATATCAAAAATACCATTCACTTCTATAGAAGTCTGTTTATGAAAGTATCAGATTTACTCACAGggagaaaaatataaataacccTTTGTTGCGTAGGAGGCGGAAGAGCAAGAAACCCATATGTCGCACAACATCACAACTTATACTTGAGGTTTATGTTTCCTGTGAGAGCACTGTCAATTTTCAATCCAGCGTCGCTGACTCCAATGAAAGAAACAATGCAAATAGCAAACCAAGAGACACGACAGAAGCTGAATCTAAGCGAAGAGGGATAAAAGTTCACACACGCTTTTGTACTCAGTAATAAGTACAAAAGATTGGAGGCAAAAAGAAATTGGAAACAAAATTGCAACTGacccccaaaagaaaaacagagaaaataagaAGTAGAGTGGAGTGCACCgttttcacatttctgtgtttgcaccTGGTTGAAAGAAGCAGTGAGGGACTCCCAGCACTAAGGTTGTGGATGACAAGACATTCTGGTTTTCTGGGGGACACTTTCACACATTTTATACCTggaggatttttaaaaactacttTTAAGGAGAGTCTCACCGTATGTATGCAAATACCTTTATTCTACCTTAGCATTCTACACTCCCCGCTGCTGAGGATAACACTTTTTTACGCTATTTCCTCTGAAAGCGTATGAGAACAAAGGCTATAACAGCTGCAAGGACTGCCAGAGCAGCCCCTCTATAAAGCAACACTGGGAGCTCTGCTTCTGGCTCCGGCTGCACTGGGGCCTCCTCAGCTGGTGCTTTGACAGGGGCCTCCACAGCCTCTGGAACTGGAG
This Astatotilapia calliptera chromosome 7, fAstCal1.2, whole genome shotgun sequence DNA region includes the following protein-coding sequences:
- the wee2 gene encoding wee1-like protein kinase 2 isoform X2 is translated as MATLFDGISQQLDFSSCGEESSSSSSSSGDNSDDSTSRVYSPTSACRTPGAQRHFSRSNSLCSPQHCTSPIPYASWRKLRLCDSPSTPKSLLSKASQPYSSLKISRQQRTMRFASAAANLITAPLVNVNPFTPDPVRRNSEQPWRNSCRSDDDDDFGRRFKHSLTSSEEDDDAFLPPKRRAVQAFMLSRYESEFLELECIGVGEFGAVYKCVKRLDGCLYAIKRSRRPLAGSANEQLALKEVYAHAVLGHHPHVVRYYSAWAEDDHMIIQNEYCDGGSLNGAIVKREAKGELFTEAELKDLLLQVSVGLKYIHGSGLVHLDIKPSNIFICHRPSAIVTGESEEEEDGNPSTRIIYKIGDLGHVTSATSPQVEEGDSRFLASEVLHEDYSHLPKADIFALGLTVLLAAGASPLPLNGDQWHSLREGRLPKLPQELSPPFRCLLQLLLEPDPTRRPSARELCKHTVLREKRTERLAAQLRRELTVERFRTAMLEKELQEARQAALSPKQNHLQGHRPPVKMGSLPKPGRRLVGRKTARSMSFDCPGYEV
- the wee2 gene encoding wee1-like protein kinase 2 isoform X1, yielding MHMWREIQAFWRGWSFVCVKGYGIIKEAIPQTQAPSMATLFDGISQQLDFSSCGEESSSSSSSSGDNSDDSTSRVYSPTSACRTPGAQRHFSRSNSLCSPQHCTSPIPYASWRKLRLCDSPSTPKSLLSKASQPYSSLKISRQQRTMRFASAAANLITAPLVNVNPFTPDPVRRNSEQPWRNSCRSDDDDDFGRRFKHSLTSSEEDDDAFLPPKRRAVQAFMLSRYESEFLELECIGVGEFGAVYKCVKRLDGCLYAIKRSRRPLAGSANEQLALKEVYAHAVLGHHPHVVRYYSAWAEDDHMIIQNEYCDGGSLNGAIVKREAKGELFTEAELKDLLLQVSVGLKYIHGSGLVHLDIKPSNIFICHRPSAIVTGESEEEEDGNPSTRIIYKIGDLGHVTSATSPQVEEGDSRFLASEVLHEDYSHLPKADIFALGLTVLLAAGASPLPLNGDQWHSLREGRLPKLPQELSPPFRCLLQLLLEPDPTRRPSARELCKHTVLREKRTERLAAQLRRELTVERFRTAMLEKELQEARQAALSPKQNHLQGHRPPVKMGSLPKPGRRLVGRKTARSMSFDCPGYEV
- the bida gene encoding BH3 interacting domain death agonist, whose amino-acid sequence is MDLSTTRVTASELIFAFLQEGHESASYMKELHSLGEQYKFSWDINSNGHDARNLDNGELETDGYHPSNIGVSMQDLHPIVDLQIRGNHEQAAAVLEVARALGEIAAQFEDRIVTEATRNLSNNISTSPLQKWKDYLAFEVERVMMCWVGPDLPRERVIIALALTLVKRVCVQTPQRLRNLFHTALQYINTAWAL